The following coding sequences are from one Buchnera aphidicola (Periphyllus testudinaceus) window:
- the sppA gene encoding signal peptide peptidase SppA, producing the protein MKSICKKILNFILLIVKIISFLNKTFLNIFFFFIFIFIIYLFSGVKTKEDNEVSNQENVLNVNLDGSLIESYDSNAFVNEKLPNYESYEDYHIQQNSLFLLCNKIKQAAKDKKITSILLNLKNFYGGSQPSLEYFGKCLEEFKKSGKPIYAVGKNFSQSQYYLASFSDLIFLQKHGDINFYGFTNKTFYYKSALDKLYIHSHVFRQGKYKSAVEPILKNKSSKEVKKENLKILKFLWNEYIKQISINRKIPMSRIFPLINKRISDLEQLNGDTGNYAKKNKLVDYLLSKNDIKKILNEKFLKSTKNKKYELLSIYEYKQKTVEPKKSSVIAIITNNGSIINDKKNKYSINPIDTINKIRFAKKNKYIKSLIFFINSPGGTLEDSEKIQKELNNFKKSKKPLIILMGGTAASGGYWISTSGDYIISSPTTITGSIGIFNVFYTLEKTLDMMGIHYDGVSTSSLDKNNLFNGFTPELDKFIQFNINKNYNRFVKLVSKSRKKTIKEIKKIAQGKIWTGYQAKKLGLVDQLGNLNDAIKKSANLAHLKKFNIQYIYTNKQITFSELLFFKINYFLQKICINMIENNFPINITKNINLLQSNKDLLYIIKNPEKKYLYMFNNKNFIH; encoded by the coding sequence ATGAAAAGTATATGTAAAAAAATTCTAAATTTCATTTTATTAATTGTAAAAATAATAAGTTTTTTAAATAAAACATTTTTAAATATATTTTTTTTTTTCATTTTTATTTTTATAATTTATTTATTTAGCGGTGTTAAAACAAAAGAAGACAATGAAGTATCGAATCAAGAAAACGTGTTAAACGTAAATTTAGATGGTTCATTAATAGAATCTTATGATTCTAATGCATTTGTAAATGAAAAATTACCTAATTATGAATCTTATGAAGATTATCATATACAACAAAATTCTTTATTTTTGTTATGTAATAAAATTAAACAAGCTGCAAAAGATAAAAAAATTACATCTATCTTATTAAATTTAAAAAATTTTTATGGAGGTAGTCAACCATCTTTAGAATATTTTGGAAAATGTTTAGAAGAATTTAAAAAATCAGGTAAACCAATTTATGCTGTAGGTAAAAATTTTTCACAATCTCAATATTATCTAGCTAGTTTTTCTGATTTAATTTTCTTACAAAAACATGGTGATATAAATTTTTATGGATTTACTAATAAAACATTTTATTATAAATCAGCATTAGATAAACTTTATATTCATTCTCATGTATTTCGACAAGGAAAATATAAATCAGCGGTAGAACCTATATTAAAAAATAAATCTTCTAAAGAAGTAAAAAAAGAAAATTTAAAAATTCTAAAATTTTTATGGAATGAATATATTAAACAAATTTCTATAAATAGAAAAATTCCAATGAGTAGAATATTTCCTTTAATAAATAAAAGAATTTCTGATTTAGAACAATTAAATGGAGATACAGGAAATTATGCTAAAAAAAATAAATTAGTAGATTATCTTTTATCTAAAAATGATATAAAAAAAATATTAAATGAAAAATTTTTAAAATCTACAAAAAATAAAAAATATGAATTATTAAGTATATATGAATATAAACAAAAAACTGTTGAACCTAAAAAATCTTCTGTTATAGCTATAATTACAAATAATGGATCAATTATAAATGATAAAAAAAATAAATATTCAATAAATCCAATAGATACAATTAATAAAATAAGATTCGCAAAAAAAAATAAATATATTAAATCTTTAATATTTTTTATAAATAGCCCTGGAGGTACATTAGAAGACTCAGAAAAAATACAAAAAGAATTAAATAATTTTAAAAAATCTAAAAAACCATTAATTATATTAATGGGTGGAACAGCTGCTTCCGGAGGTTATTGGATATCTACATCGGGAGATTACATTATATCTAGTCCAACAACTATTACTGGATCAATTGGTATTTTTAATGTATTTTATACATTAGAAAAAACTTTAGATATGATGGGAATTCATTATGATGGAGTTTCTACATCAAGTTTAGATAAAAATAATTTATTTAATGGATTTACACCAGAATTAGATAAATTTATTCAATTTAATATCAATAAAAATTATAATAGATTTGTTAAATTAGTTTCTAAATCTAGAAAAAAAACAATTAAAGAAATTAAAAAAATTGCACAAGGAAAAATTTGGACTGGATATCAAGCTAAAAAATTAGGTTTAGTGGATCAATTAGGAAATTTAAATGATGCAATAAAAAAATCTGCTAATTTAGCACATTTAAAAAAATTTAATATACAATATATATATACAAATAAACAAATAACATTTTCTGAACTTCTTTTTTTTAAAATTAATTATTTTTTACAAAAAATATGTATAAATATGATAGAAAATAATTTTCCTATAAATATTACAAAAAACATAAATTTACTTCAATCAAATAAAGATTTGTTATATATAATTAAAAATCCAGAAAAAAAATATTTATATATGTTTAATAATAAAAATTTTATTCATTAA
- the yciA gene encoding acyl-CoA thioester hydrolase YciA — MKLKLNKKNIKKNILIKTIAMPYNTNSNGDIFGGWIMSQMDMGGAILAKQITLGRVVTVQANISFLHPISIGDIINCYGKCIKKGNSSMQIKIEILVKRLYSKPIKEKYLAATGIFVYVAIDENGKPKKNFFTKKI, encoded by the coding sequence ATGAAATTAAAATTAAATAAAAAAAATATTAAAAAAAATATTCTAATAAAAACTATAGCTATGCCTTATAATACAAATTCTAATGGAGATATATTTGGAGGATGGATTATGTCTCAAATGGATATGGGAGGAGCTATTTTAGCCAAACAAATAACTTTAGGAAGAGTAGTAACAGTTCAAGCAAATATATCTTTTTTACATCCTATTTCTATTGGAGATATTATAAATTGTTATGGAAAATGCATAAAAAAAGGGAATAGTTCAATGCAAATTAAAATAGAAATTTTAGTAAAAAGATTATATTCTAAACCTATTAAAGAAAAATATTTAGCAGCTACAGGTATTTTTGTTTACGTGGCTATTGATGAAAATGGAAAACCAAAAAAAAATTTCTTTACAAAAAAAATATAA
- a CDS encoding inositol monophosphatase family protein: protein MHPILNIAIRAARKGGNNIIQTYDKKIFNNLENKKILIQEIKKSYKIITYIIKKSYPKHHILNNYNQFKLKNSKNPVWIINLIHGKKNFEKRFPSFCISISIFFRNIINISVIYDPLKNEIFTAVKGHGAQVNGYRMKSSNSNILHKSYLSSNINCVFLKNELFNYKILKNLLNKGVIFRTTSLIPLDLSYLSDGRIDCMLEFNFKIKNYYSGILHVRESGGIISDFKGGCNYKNKLAIIANNSRLLKLIINEIKLFI from the coding sequence ATGCACCCAATATTAAATATAGCTATTCGTGCAGCACGAAAAGGAGGAAATAATATTATACAAACTTATGATAAAAAAATATTTAATAATTTAGAAAATAAAAAAATATTAATACAAGAAATAAAAAAATCTTATAAAATAATCACATATATTATAAAAAAATCTTATCCAAAACATCATATATTAAATAATTATAATCAGTTTAAATTAAAAAATTCTAAAAATCCAGTTTGGATTATTAATTTAATTCATGGAAAAAAAAATTTTGAAAAAAGATTTCCAAGTTTTTGTATATCAATTTCAATATTTTTTAGGAACATCATAAATATTTCTGTCATATATGATCCATTAAAAAATGAAATATTTACAGCAGTAAAAGGCCATGGAGCACAAGTAAATGGCTATCGAATGAAAAGTTCAAATTCTAATATACTACATAAAAGTTATCTATCTTCTAACATAAATTGTGTTTTTCTAAAAAATGAATTATTTAACTATAAAATTTTAAAAAATTTATTAAATAAAGGAGTAATATTTAGAACAACTAGTTTAATTCCTTTAGATTTATCATATTTATCAGATGGAAGAATAGATTGTATGTTAGAATTTAATTTTAAAATAAAAAATTATTATTCTGGAATATTACATGTAAGAGAATCAGGTGGAATAATTAGTGATTTTAAAGGAGGTTGTAATTATAAAAATAAACTAGCTATTATAGCAAATAATTCTAGATTACTTAAATTGATTATTAATGAAATAAAATTATTTATTTAA
- the hisS gene encoding histidine--tRNA ligase: MQSIRGMKDYLPEELKIWKITEDILKNVFKNYGYLEIRLPILEKTQLFYKSIGNVTDIVEKEMYTFFDRNQKNLTLRPEGTASCSRAFIENNLIKDIKQRFWYFGPMFRYERPQKGRFRQFYQFGCEVYGLKNPEIDLELIILLNRCWNNLNIDKEIFLEINSIGNLKSRENYKIDFIKFLTLNKNKLDENSKLRLHTNPLRILDSKNKNTQILLKNAPVLLDYLDECSKNNFNFLCKFMKKLNISYKINKKLIRGLDYYNDIVFEWKTKNNKLGSQNTICAGGRYDTLINTLGGPSVPALGFAIGMERLILTMNKKKYKQTVLSVDIYIISNLDKTSTFYIKVSEKIRNFFNKLYILQDFNMGSIKKKIIRAQKFQSKVIIILNNKNTKKNIQIKYINSKIFKKISFNKIIKNLKFYFKKK, from the coding sequence ATACAATCTATTAGAGGTATGAAAGATTATCTTCCTGAAGAATTAAAAATTTGGAAAATAACTGAAGATATTTTAAAAAATGTTTTTAAAAATTACGGATATCTTGAAATTAGATTACCAATTTTAGAAAAAACGCAGTTATTTTATAAATCTATCGGAAATGTTACAGATATTGTTGAAAAAGAAATGTATACTTTTTTTGATAGAAATCAAAAAAATCTTACTTTAAGACCTGAAGGAACAGCAAGTTGTTCTAGAGCATTTATTGAAAATAATTTAATAAAAGATATTAAACAAAGATTTTGGTATTTTGGACCAATGTTTCGTTATGAAAGACCTCAAAAAGGAAGATTTAGACAATTTTATCAATTTGGTTGTGAAGTATATGGTTTAAAAAATCCAGAAATAGATTTAGAATTAATAATTTTATTAAATCGTTGTTGGAATAATTTAAATATAGATAAAGAAATTTTTTTGGAAATTAATTCAATAGGAAATTTAAAATCAAGAGAAAATTATAAAATTGATTTTATAAAATTTTTAACTTTAAATAAAAATAAATTAGATGAAAATTCAAAACTTAGATTACATACTAATCCATTAAGAATTTTAGATAGTAAAAATAAAAATACTCAAATTTTATTAAAAAATGCTCCAGTATTATTAGATTATTTAGATGAATGTTCAAAAAATAATTTTAATTTTTTGTGTAAATTTATGAAAAAATTAAATATTTCATATAAAATTAATAAAAAATTAATACGTGGTTTAGATTATTATAATGATATTGTATTTGAATGGAAAACAAAAAATAACAAGTTAGGTTCTCAAAATACAATTTGTGCAGGAGGTCGTTATGATACATTAATTAATACTTTAGGAGGTCCTTCTGTACCAGCTTTAGGTTTTGCTATTGGAATGGAAAGATTAATATTAACAATGAATAAAAAAAAATATAAACAAACAGTTTTAAGTGTAGATATTTATATTATTTCTAATTTAGATAAAACAAGTACTTTTTATATTAAAGTATCTGAAAAAATTCGTAATTTTTTTAATAAATTGTATATATTACAAGATTTTAACATGGGATCAATAAAAAAAAAAATTATTCGAGCACAAAAATTTCAATCCAAAGTAATTATTATTTTAAATAATAAAAACACAAAAAAAAATATTCAAATAAAATATATTAATTCAAAAATTTTTAAAAAAATATCTTTTAATAAAATAATTAAGAATTTAAAATTTTATTTTAAAAAAAAATAA
- the glyA gene encoding serine hydroxymethyltransferase produces MYFKKKYIKSDVKLWKYLNKEKIRQNNTITLIASENYASLAVMKAQGSILTNKYAEGYSNHRYYGGCKYVDKIENLAINRAKFLFRADYANVQPHSGSQANFAVYNALLTPGDIILGMNLSDGGHLTHGSKVNFSGKLYRSITYKLDKNGNIDYKEMKKISKKYLPKMIIGGFSSYSGMCNWKKMRKIADEINAYLVVDIAHLAGLIVSGLYPSPMNYAHVVTTTTHKTLSGPRGGLILSNERNKMLYDKLNKSVFPGSQGGPLMHVIAAKAIAFKEAMSMKFKNYQKQILKNSKIMSKYFIKKNFKLVSNGTYNHLFVIDLTNKKITGKNAENYLNKANIIVNKNTIPNDLQSSFITSGIRLGTPAITRRGIKELESEKIAYWISNLLNNFNNYNKIKCIKKEILKLCEIYPVYR; encoded by the coding sequence ATGTATTTTAAAAAAAAATATATTAAATCTGATGTAAAATTATGGAAGTATTTAAATAAAGAAAAAATTAGACAAAATAATACTATTACTTTAATAGCTTCTGAAAATTATGCAAGTCTTGCAGTTATGAAAGCTCAAGGATCTATTTTAACTAATAAATATGCTGAAGGATATTCAAATCATCGTTATTACGGAGGATGTAAATATGTTGATAAAATAGAAAATTTAGCTATAAATCGAGCTAAATTTTTGTTTCGAGCAGATTATGCAAATGTTCAACCGCATTCTGGATCACAAGCAAATTTTGCTGTATATAATGCATTATTAACTCCAGGAGATATTATTTTAGGAATGAATTTATCTGATGGTGGTCATTTAACTCATGGATCTAAAGTAAATTTTTCAGGAAAATTATACAGATCTATTACATATAAATTAGATAAAAATGGAAATATTGATTATAAGGAAATGAAAAAAATTTCAAAAAAATATTTACCTAAAATGATAATTGGAGGGTTTTCTTCTTATTCTGGAATGTGTAACTGGAAAAAAATGCGGAAAATTGCTGATGAAATTAATGCATATTTAGTAGTAGATATCGCTCATTTAGCAGGACTTATTGTTTCTGGATTATATCCTAGCCCAATGAATTATGCACATGTAGTTACTACAACTACTCACAAAACTCTCTCTGGTCCAAGAGGTGGGTTAATATTATCTAATGAAAGAAATAAAATGTTATATGATAAATTAAATAAATCTGTATTTCCTGGTTCTCAAGGAGGTCCTTTAATGCATGTAATAGCAGCTAAAGCAATAGCTTTTAAAGAAGCAATGAGTATGAAATTTAAAAATTATCAAAAACAAATTTTAAAAAATTCTAAAATAATGTCAAAATATTTTATAAAAAAAAATTTTAAATTAGTTTCTAATGGAACATATAATCACTTATTTGTTATTGATTTAACAAATAAAAAAATTACAGGTAAAAATGCAGAAAATTATTTAAATAAAGCAAATATTATAGTTAATAAAAATACTATTCCAAACGATTTACAAAGTTCTTTTATAACCTCTGGAATTAGACTTGGTACACCAGCTATTACTCGAAGAGGAATAAAAGAACTAGAATCTGAAAAAATTGCATATTGGATTTCAAATTTATTAAATAATTTTAATAATTATAATAAAATTAAATGTATTAAGAAAGAAATTTTAAAATTATGTGAAATTTATCCAGTATATAGATAA
- a CDS encoding beta-propeller fold lactonase family protein, protein MKKYIIYISIPKKYIIEVFKFNSLGSIKKIQEIYTNGEVQPLKLCYKKKLLYAGVRNDSRIITYKINKKGLLKLLKETKTIGDPNHIFIDKNEKYLFNSSYGGNSISFHFLNKKGIPEKLFKNKKNILGCHSSVLDIKNNFLFCSSLKMDKIFIYSLKKIKKIFKKEKNILKCIKKSGPRHIIIHPKNKYLYIIHELNSSISIWNIKKIFNDNKIKCIQKIDILNIKLKKNWAADIHFTPCGNFLYASERIYNSITLFQVNSNTGKIKLIKIYKTEIQPRSFKIDNTGKYLIISGQKSNSISIYKINKKNGFLKKEKSFNTMKEPLWVEILQLI, encoded by the coding sequence ATGAAAAAATACATTATTTATATTTCTATACCAAAAAAATATATTATTGAAGTGTTTAAATTTAATTCTTTAGGTTCAATAAAAAAAATTCAAGAAATTTATACTAATGGAGAAGTTCAACCACTTAAATTATGTTATAAAAAAAAATTATTATATGCAGGGGTTAGAAATGATTCAAGAATCATAACATATAAAATTAATAAAAAAGGATTATTAAAATTATTAAAAGAAACAAAAACAATAGGAGATCCAAATCATATATTTATAGATAAAAATGAAAAATATCTCTTTAATAGTTCCTATGGAGGAAATTCTATTAGTTTTCATTTTTTAAATAAAAAAGGAATTCCTGAAAAATTATTTAAAAATAAAAAAAATATTTTAGGATGTCATTCTTCTGTATTAGATATTAAAAATAATTTTTTATTTTGTTCATCTCTTAAAATGGATAAAATTTTTATATATAGTTTAAAAAAAATAAAAAAAATATTTAAAAAAGAAAAAAATATTTTAAAATGTATAAAAAAAAGCGGACCTCGTCATATTATAATACATCCTAAAAATAAATATTTATATATAATACATGAATTAAATAGTAGTATTTCAATATGGAACATTAAAAAAATTTTTAACGACAATAAAATAAAATGTATTCAAAAGATAGATATTCTAAACATCAAACTAAAAAAAAATTGGGCAGCAGATATTCATTTTACTCCTTGTGGAAATTTTTTATATGCTTCTGAAAGAATATATAATTCAATTACTTTATTTCAAGTAAATTCAAATACCGGTAAAATAAAATTAATTAAAATTTATAAAACAGAAATACAACCAAGAAGTTTTAAAATTGATAACACAGGAAAATATTTAATTATATCTGGTCAAAAATCAAATTCTATTTCTATATATAAAATTAATAAAAAAAACGGTTTTTTAAAAAAAGAAAAAAGTTTTAATACTATGAAAGAACCTTTATGGGTTGAAATACTACAATTAATTTAA
- the mfd gene encoding transcription-repair coupling factor: MKKNNLKLFNDNLLNIKINQPVIHIQYGIGKYKGLKTIEISGIKSEYLILLYANNDKLYVPISSLNLISKCNNYDKNIIRLNKLGNKNWKKETKKISKQIFDTAAILLNTYSNRSSSNGFSFKKNTKKYKKFCKNFPFTPTPDQYKVINSVLNDMYSLKPMDRLVCGDVGFGKTEVAMRAAFIAYCNYKQVVILVPTTLLAQQHFKNFIQRFKGYSVSIETLSRFKTVKEQKKIFKNIKNGRLDIIISTHKILFNNIKWKNLGLLIIDEEHRFGVNHKEYIKKKFNNVDILTLTATPIPRTLNMSLLGIRDLSIINTPPDKKLLVKTFVKNKTDKIIRKAILKEIKRGGQVYYIYNKVKNIELKLNHLCKLVPEGKFKIGHGQMNKNALKKVINDFYKNKFNILICTTIVETGLDIHLANTIIIENANYFGLSQLHQLRGRVGRSSHQAYAWLLVSDIKKISKNSKKRLKSISSIQDFRAGFSLARHDLEIRGVGEILGKKQSGHIKNISIQLYMELLKKAVKSLKQGNKKSIKNLLNQNTEIELNIPHFFPETYISDVNLRLSFYIKISSIKNIDKLKKMKLKLIQLFGKIPKVANNLILITKIKILSKKIKIKKLKFNELGGIIKFFYPNNINIKWLIKFFKKKYNVWRIKKNTLIFKKCFKTDKKKIQWIIKILLKFNKNFKIEKLKIIN, encoded by the coding sequence ATGAAAAAAAATAACTTAAAATTGTTTAATGATAATTTATTAAACATAAAAATTAATCAACCAGTAATTCATATTCAATATGGTATAGGAAAATACAAAGGATTAAAAACAATAGAAATATCTGGAATAAAATCAGAATATTTAATTCTTTTATATGCTAATAATGATAAACTATATGTTCCAATATCATCATTAAATTTAATAAGTAAATGTAATAATTATGATAAAAATATTATTCGTTTAAATAAATTAGGAAATAAAAATTGGAAAAAAGAAACTAAAAAAATATCAAAACAAATTTTTGATACTGCAGCAATATTATTAAATACATATTCAAATAGATCTTCTAGTAATGGATTTTCTTTTAAAAAAAATACAAAAAAATATAAAAAATTTTGTAAAAATTTTCCATTTACACCAACTCCAGATCAATACAAGGTAATTAATTCAGTATTAAATGATATGTATTCATTAAAACCAATGGATCGTTTAGTATGCGGAGATGTTGGATTTGGAAAAACAGAAGTAGCTATGAGAGCAGCTTTTATTGCATATTGTAATTACAAACAAGTTGTAATTTTAGTACCTACAACTTTATTAGCTCAACAACATTTTAAAAATTTTATTCAAAGATTTAAAGGATATTCTGTTTCTATAGAAACTTTATCAAGATTTAAAACTGTAAAAGAACAAAAAAAAATTTTTAAAAATATTAAAAATGGACGTTTAGATATTATTATTAGTACTCATAAAATATTATTTAATAATATAAAATGGAAAAATTTAGGATTATTAATAATAGATGAAGAGCATAGATTTGGAGTAAATCATAAAGAATACATAAAAAAAAAATTTAATAATGTTGATATATTAACATTAACAGCGACACCTATTCCTCGTACTTTAAATATGTCTCTTTTAGGAATACGAGATTTATCAATTATTAATACTCCTCCAGACAAAAAATTATTAGTAAAAACTTTTGTCAAGAATAAAACAGATAAAATTATAAGAAAAGCAATATTAAAAGAAATAAAAAGAGGAGGTCAAGTATATTATATATATAATAAAGTAAAAAATATTGAACTTAAATTAAATCATTTATGTAAATTAGTTCCAGAAGGAAAATTTAAAATTGGGCATGGGCAAATGAATAAAAATGCTTTAAAAAAAGTTATAAATGATTTTTATAAAAATAAGTTTAATATATTAATTTGTACAACTATTGTTGAAACAGGTTTAGATATACATTTAGCTAATACAATTATTATAGAAAATGCAAATTATTTTGGTTTATCTCAATTACATCAATTAAGAGGAAGAGTAGGTAGATCTTCTCATCAAGCATATGCATGGTTATTAGTATCTGATATAAAAAAAATTTCTAAAAATTCAAAAAAAAGGCTAAAATCAATATCTTCTATTCAAGATTTTAGAGCAGGGTTTTCTTTAGCAAGACATGATTTAGAAATTCGAGGAGTAGGTGAAATTTTAGGAAAAAAACAAAGCGGACATATAAAAAATATAAGTATTCAATTATATATGGAATTATTAAAAAAAGCTGTAAAAAGTTTAAAACAAGGAAATAAAAAATCTATAAAAAATCTATTAAATCAAAATACAGAAATAGAATTAAATATTCCTCATTTTTTTCCAGAAACTTACATATCTGATGTTAATTTAAGATTATCTTTTTATATTAAAATATCTTCTATAAAAAATATTGATAAATTAAAAAAAATGAAATTAAAACTAATTCAATTATTTGGAAAAATACCAAAAGTAGCAAATAATTTAATTTTAATTACAAAAATTAAAATATTATCTAAAAAAATAAAAATAAAAAAATTAAAATTTAATGAATTAGGAGGAATAATAAAATTTTTTTATCCAAATAATATTAATATAAAATGGTTAATTAAATTTTTTAAAAAAAAATATAATGTTTGGAGAATAAAAAAAAATACACTAATTTTTAAAAAATGTTTTAAAACAGATAAAAAAAAAATACAATGGATAATAAAAATTTTATTAAAATTTAATAAAAATTTTAAAATAGAAAAACTTAAAATTATTAATTAA